From Lagopus muta isolate bLagMut1 chromosome 12, bLagMut1 primary, whole genome shotgun sequence, one genomic window encodes:
- the PRMT7 gene encoding protein arginine N-methyltransferase 7, translated as MKTFCGRANPTTGSLEWVEEDEDYDYHQEIARSRYADMLHDKDRNMKYYQGIRAAVSRVKGRGEKAIVLDIGTGTGLLSMMAASAGADFCYAVEVFKPMANAAVKIVEKNGFHDKIKVINKHSTEVTVGPDGDMQCRANILVTELFDTELIGEGALPTYEHAHKYLVQEGCEAVPHRATVYVQLVESKRMWSWNKLFPVHVEAKDGEKIIVSPSEMENCPGVPSVCDIQLNQMPSSDFTVLSDVVTMFSVDFSKPVRSASTCYRVQLEPVKSGKAQIVLSWWDIDMDPSGTINCTMAPYWVKPTSAFQWRDHWMQCVYFLPKEEQVLQGQKVHLTACRDEYSVWYVLQRAREADEDKADARVESPVCRCQAHLLWNRPRFGELNDQNRTRQYIKSLMNVLKTDSVCLCISDGSLLPVLAHYLGAEQVFTLENSAVSCSVMKKFFKANHLEDKIKIVEARPESLTSSHLEDKKISVLVGEPFFTTSLLPWHNLYFWYARTAVTQHLASSVTVLPQSAALHMMIVEFQDLWRIRSPCGTCEGFDVQTMDDMIKNSLNFRESKEAEPHPLWEYPCKSLSNPQEVLLFDFRETVPQHCLSTEGSVNLLRKGKSHGAVLWMEYHLTADISVSTGLVQISNEKGNCEWNPHCKQAVYFFSSVIESETLADLPSAVTYAINFDTKTGEIAMDFKLL; from the exons ATGAAGACGTTTTGTGGAAGAGCCAACCCGACCACGGGCTCGTTGGAGTGGGTAGAAGAGGACGAGGATTATGACTACCACCAAGAAATTGCAAG ATCACGCTATGCAGACATGCTTCACGATAAGGACAGG AACATGAAATATTACCAAGGTATTCGTGCAGCCGTAAGCCGAGTGAAGGGAAGAGGTGAGAAAGCAATTGTTCTAGACATAGGGACTGGCACGGGACTCCTGTCTATGATGGCAGCTTCAGCAGGGGCAGATTTCTGCTATGCAGTTGAG GTTTTCAAACCCATGGCTAATGCTGCTGTGAAGATAGTGGAGAAGAATGGTTTCCATGACAAGATCAAGGTAATCAACAAGCACTCCACTGAAGTCACCGTTGGGCCAG ATGGAGACATGCAGTGTCGTGCAAATATCTTGGTAACAGAATTATTTGACACAGAGCTGATAGGAGAAGGTGCTCTACCAACCTACGAGCATGCGCACAAATACCTTGTACAG GAAGGATGTGAGGCAGTGCCTCACAGGGCAACAGTGTATGTCCAGTTAGTGGAATCCAAAAGAATGTGGTCCTGGAACAAACTGTTTCCTGTTCATGTTGAAGCAAAGGATGGTGAAAAAATTATTGTCTCCCCTTCAGAAATGGAGAACTGTCCAGGTGTTCCTTCTGTTTGTGATATCCAACTGAACCAGATGCCTTCAAGTGACTTCACTGTCCTCAGTGATGTGGTGACTATGTTCAG TGTGGATTTCAGTAAGCCAGTAAGGAGTGCATCTACCTGCTATAGAGTGCAGCTGGAGCCTGTAAAATCTGGCAAGGCACAAATTGTACTTTCCTGGTGGGATATTGACATGGACCCTTCTGGAACAATAAATTGCACAATGGCTCCATACTGGGTAAAACCCACATCTGCTTTCCAG TGGAGAGATCACTGGATGCAGTGTGTTTATTTCCTTCCGAAAGAGGAGCAGGTTCTCCAGGGCCAGAAGGTGCACCTGACTGCCTGTCGTGATGAGTACTCCGTGTGGTATGTGCTGCAGAGAGCCAG AGAAGCAGATGAGGACAAGGCAGATGCTCGTGTTGAGAGTCCTGTTTGTAGATGCCAGGCTCACCTTCTTTGGAACAGACCACGCTTTGGGGAATTGAATGATCAGAACCGAACACGCCAGTACATTAAGTCTTTGATGAAT GTTCTGAAAACAGATAGCGTTTGCCTTTGCATCAGTGATGGCAGCCTGCTGCCTGTATTGGCTCACTATCTTGGAGCAGAGCAG GTGTTTACATTAGAAAACTCTGCTGTGTCCTGCTCTGTCATGAAAAAA TTTTTTAAAGCCAATCATCttgaagataaaattaaaatagtagAAGCCCGTCCCGAGTCGCTGACATCATCTCACTTGGAAGATAAAAAG ATTTCTGTTCTTGTTGGAGAGCCATTTTTCACTACAAGCTTGTTGCCATGGCATAACCTGTATTTCTGGTACGCCAGAACGGCTGTGACCCAGCATCTTGCCAGCAGTGTCACTGTTTTACCTCAGTCTGCTGCCTTGCACATGATGATTGTGGAGTTTCAG gaCTTATGGAGAATCCGGAGTCCATGTGGCACCTGTGAAGGTTTTGATGTCCAGACTATGGATGACATGATTAAA aattcTCTGAATTTTAGAGAATCAAAGGAAGCAGAACCTCACCCTCTGTGGGAATATCCTTGCAAGTCACTCTCCAATCCCCAGGAGGTTTTGTTATTTGACTTCAGAGAGACTGTACCACAACACTGCCTCAGCACAGAGGGGTCTGTAAATCTTTTACG AAAGGGAAAGAGCCATGGAGCAGTTCTGTGGATGGAATATCATCTTACTGCTGATATCTCAGTTAGTACAGGGCTGGTGcagatttcaaatgaaaag GGAAACTGTGAATGGAATCCCCACTGCAAGCAAGCTGTCtattttttcagctctgttATTGAATCAGAAACTCTGGCAGACCTTCCTAGTGCTGTCACATACGCAATAAATTTTGACACAAAGACAGGAGAGATTGCCATGGATTTTAAGCtattataa